The nucleotide sequence TTGAATCTACAACAAACGGAGTTATgctatatttcacatttttgctCACTGTAGCACCCCTAATAGGCCGAATGACTACTACGGTCTGACCAACTTTCATGGTTTGGACTGCATGATCAGTTTTAGGGCGGAATAATACTAGGGTTTCAGCACTACGTGCTTGAATCACTAATTATGTGTCAGGCAGTCATTCATACAATGGTGTCATGATCCTACTAAACTAAACCGCTACTTCAATTATAGTACAACATTCagcaatcaaatatttatttatttatcaatcatTGGACACCTATTTGGAAGTTGAAAACAACATTTTGGCATTTCAGCAATTATTAAATGATCAATATGTTTTGACTTTAAATGTAGCCAAAAACGTAATCAGAAAGTAGCAACAGAACTTGTCAGGGAGTATTAACCTCCAACTCCAACCACTGAATCTATTGAGAGCCATAAAAGTATAGAGGATACGTACACATTAATAGTGTAGTAACAAGTCTTGGCAAACTACTGAGTAGAGGCTGCATTTTTATGATGTCACCATTTAGACTTCTTACaaagtattttacagtattttaaaactacaaaaattcAAAACTATAGCATATTGATACAAAATATGAAGCCATTTTCATCAACCCtatcaaataaaaattactaaTTTGAAACTATATTTGAAATACACGTATCATAAATACTGCCCATCTCTACTTGTGACCATAGTTAGCTTACGATGGTTTTGGAAAACACACCTCAGCTTTTAACAGTTTCACTTCACTCAGGTCCAGTTAGTATTTCTATAAGTTGCCCTTTAGATAGACAACAAGACTTTCTCTTGGTCAACCAACTTCACTAAAAAGGCCAAAATTGAGTAGCACCAACCAGGTCATAAACGTCATAAACCAGGTTTTAGCAGGGGCATTTACTAAACCCTTTCTGAAATCTCAACATATCCACAGTGAATTCCAGTTACATGAGCCGACTCTGGTCTCAAGATCTACACCCACAAAACTGGACCAAGTACCAGGTGTGGGAATGGCTCCAACAGACGCTGGACATGCACCAAATCGATGCCACCAGCATTCCCTTCCAGAACTTTGACCTTGACGGGAGGCAACTGTGCATCATGAGCTTCCAAGACTTCACCCGAGCAGCCGGATCCGTGGGTTCCATTCTTTTCCAGAGCCTGGCTGACCTAAAGTGGAACGGTAAGATACAGAGGGATTAGAGGTTGCATTTTACCTCTGTCTAGTGCCTACCCTTCCAACCCTGAACAAGATGGTTAATGTGATTTTGACATGTTCCTAGATCAACAatcttgttgatcctggatcaacatggTTGTCAACCAGTAAACAGATTGTTTCTCGTCAATCTGCAGTTTTCTTCTGATGGAGTATGTTATGGTTTGGCTTTGTGTAGGGATAGAGTTTTGCTGTCAGTTGTGTGCTATAGAAATGTTGTTTCATACAGGCTGAAAATCAAGGTTGGAGACATAGCCTTGTGGGCAGCAAGGTTAAAGATTTTAGATAACCCAAGTTTGAGTCCAAGCTTGTGGTCTTTTCCCAGTTCCATTCTCCTCTTTCCATTCCAATCGTTTCCTTTCTCTCTTCGACAGTCCTATAAAGGCAGAAaggctaaaaaatatttttaggatTCAAACCTGTCCTAGTTGGTAAAATCACATTGACTGACAGACTCTTTGTTCATCTTTCCTCTTCTTACCTCTTCTTACAATGCTATAATGAATCCAGGAGAGTGTTGCTAACAAGACCAAGATTTTCACAAACCGTCAAGTTTGATAAACTTTCCATTACAGTGTGTTACTAAACCTAATAAAATCCAGAAAAACATATACAGGTGACATGTGAGAACCTTACCAACAAGTTAAACTGGTTTAAGACCACATGACGCGGGAGTTACTTGGTTGGTTTGATGATATTTGATGAAATCTTATGGTAGTCCTTGCAAAACATGTACTCTGttattgagatatattttttcttttcttatgtcACAGGTCAGTATGGTCAAACAGATATGTTCACACCAGTggacattaaaacagaaatagatAGTAAGTAACCACACACAAAGTAAAACTAAAGAGCTTTTGGTTTCATTTCAATCCTCCTAGCATAAAATTCACATAATATCAGTGACAAAACACTGACCCACATCTGCTGCTGAAAACAGAACTTAACAGATTCTCTTGAAATAATtaaagacttatatatatatatatatatatatatatatatatatatatataaagactttgTAACCAAGTACTTCATTTTCTTCAACAGACTTCCCTTGTTCAATCCTCCCCTTTAAGGAAGAATCCAACTTTTACAACACTTCAGGTACCTGTGAAATTActcaatgattttatttatttattttttaatttataaccctggactacaaaaccagttataagggttgtttttgttttttgaagttGAGATACATATTCTGAAAGCTAAAGAAACTTttcactgatgtatggtttgttaggataggacaatatttgacagagatacaactatttgaaaatctaagggttaaaaaaaaactaatattatgaaaattgcctttaaagttggccttagcaatgcatattactaatcaaaaattaagttttgatatttacAATAGGTGATTTACAAAATATcgtcatggaacatgatctttacttaatatcctaatgatttttggcaaattgatcattttgacccatacgatGTATTGTTGTCAATTGCTACAGATAAACTTGTGCAATTTACGACTGGTTTTATAGTCCAGCATCACATTTGTTTACATATTTCCAGATAAAACAAGaagattatttatttaacctGATGGTTTAACGATATTGTGTCATATGTTCTCTTTCCTCAGAACTGTTTGACATCAAAAACTCATTCCAGCCCAACACCATATTATCTTCACCAGCTCCGTCAAGCCCAGGTAAACGATCTTAATCCTAAACCTAAtcctaaaaaaaacagcattctcCTTGTTTCCTTTCCAGATAATAAAGTACTATCCCTGTACCATGGTATAGGGATTGTGTTTGAGGGTAATACCATGGtaaatgttcaaaaacattggtaatatttcagtttaaagGGATTTTTCTTGAATTCAGTGAAagctgctttgaataaaagcatttgcaaatgcattaatatatgcaTGCTATACTTGCTtgcaaataaatactttttataaacAAAGGTTTGAagatataataaaacacaatttgccGTAGGTCTCTTTGCTGTATTGTTCCTTATATTCTGTGTTGCGTAACTGAAGGGATTTGTTCACTGCAGGCAAAAAGGACTGAGATCAGGCCAATTAGATAGTCATGCAGTGCTGTTGCAAAGCTACTGATACAAATGAAATCTTTACAGCCCACCTATAGAAACTTAAACAACACAATTAAACATAGGAACTAAAAATACATGCATTAACTAGTGCACTTCCTGAATAGGGTTTCCTCCATTCCCATAAAAGGAGTGAAAAGTTCAATACATGAATACTGACTACAAAAAGACATCAAAGTACCCTTAAGCCAAAAGCCAAAGTTGAAGTTATTATTCACAAGTTTTCCATGACCCAAAAAGAAACATGAGCTGGCCCTTTAAAAACAGTGGtttcattgtaattttctcaTTTCAGATCCCAAGCGGTCACAAGTCAAAAGACACAGTGAGTTGaaatttttttcacatcttacacaatcttttttttttgttaatgtgtcCTGAACTTCACCCGGCGGTTGTCTTTAGAGAATTTGACAGCAGCACGCACCGAATCCTCTGGCACGTGGATGTCTTGAGGCCGTTTTAGATTCCTTCTGCTTCTCAACTAACGTCTCATGTTTCCACAGACCCTCGTGGGACGCACCTGTGGGAGTTCATCCGAGACATCCTCCTGAACCCCGAGCGCAACCCTGGCCTGATCAAATGGGAGGATCGCTCCGAGGGGGTTTTCCGCTTCCTTAAGTCGGAAGCTGTGGCTCAGCTTTGGGGCAAGAAGAAAAATAACAGCAGTATGACCTACGAGAAACTCAGTCGAGCGATGAGGTAACATCTTCCCTGGAGCTTTGCGACTTTTTAAAGGACTCTGATCAATATTCTGAGCTTCTCGCATGTTTCTTTCTCTCCCAAGGTATTATTATAAACGAGAGATCCTGGAACGGGTGGATGGACGTAGACTTGTCTATAAGTTCGGCCGGAACGCTCGAGGCTGGAGAGAGTCTGAGAAGTGAAGGACTTTGTCTTCACATGTAGATTCCTAGTGAAACctgtatttataacattatagcCATTTGAGTTGTTTTTTGAAGTACTCGTCTGTCAACTTGTTGTTAGTTGATTCTATTTTTACTATGTTTACATGACATATGTACCactattttatatgcatttgacTCTAAAGGCATAAATGTTTTTGTATCAACTATGAAAAGCTGGTTAACTGGCTTTTGGAAATAATAAACCAACTCCAGCTTTGCTTTTAAATAGCTTAGCTTGTCTTGAATGCAGGGAGCAGTTCATTAAGTAGAATGAACTCCGTTTAGAGTAGACTTACCCTGGTAAAACAGCAAAGGATTTGGAATGAAGGActaagatttgtaaaaaaataaataaataaataacggttGTGGTCTTGTATGGCATGAACCACAATAAACCACAATGTAAAGTTTTTATCAATGCTTGTTTATAAgttgtgcattttataattaaagtcatgaagaaaaaaaaaaataataaaagtgattttaaacaCCAAATTAAGagggtttttttatttcttgcagCAAACACAGACCTTtttaatagtcttttttttttctattaatcaaattGAAATTGTGCCAGATTTAGACAAGATGGCAACTAAAATATTAGCCCGAAGATGTAATTTTATGCTTTTCTTTGAATTTTCTATTAATCTAATAAATATATGATTCTTcaacatgtaatatatttttatgttaaatatataattaaatctataattatacaaccatacatatatatatgtatatatatatatacagagaggggGGTTTAGAATTTATATAGTTATATCAAAGTATTTAATATActcatattttattatgtttaaatatcaatattatgtatcaaaatattaaatataataataaaaatataaaatactaaaaaaaaaaaaatcatgcacaaGTTATATTCATTTCAACATCTGTGAGACTGAGATGCATAAAGGGCACATTCTGAAAAGACTTGTCGCAGAAATGATGAATTTCAACCTGATTGAGCCAGTAGCCAATAATGTCCCAGAGAGTCCGGGAACGCCTCATCCCTTCAAACACAGGGACAATGCTGGACGTCAAGctagtattttcttttctttttttgttgctcGGATGCCAATGATAGCTAATGATTTGCAGCAGCTGTGGCCAAAGATGTTGTCAGTGCTGAGTTATGTTAGATAAGACGAAATGCCAGCGAGTTAATTGTTCCACCGTGCGTGTCACGGCCACAGTGCTGCCACCTCCGGACGATAGATAAACGGCTCCCTGCTGCTCCGTGAGATAAGAGCCGTTGACACTCTCTGGCCTCTCTCTTTGTCTTCCTGTCGGATTTTTCATAGGCAAATCCCTCTCTCAGCTTCCAACTCTTTGCCATCACTCTCTGGAGTATTATAGTTCTTTTCATAAACGTGATTTCACAGggatttattttgatatttttttaatccttATCTTTATCCGCACCCACAAAATGTACCACTACACGGTTGTGCTATCTCTCCATTCCCTATCTGTGACTAAAGGAAAAATGGGCTCCAATCACGGAAGGAGACCTGTAAAACAAAACACAGCAACTGCAAATATGTGAATAACTGAAGCGTTGCTGCTGGAGTTTATTATGTGTAGGTAACACACTTAAGACAATATACTGTACTTCCTGTAACTGTGAATCCCAAACCTTCGACTGAGGCATTTTTGTCTAATACTAATACTGGTGTTTTCAATCCATGGACCCCTGGGGGTCTGAGAAGGAATGGCAGGGGATCAATGAAAAATAATctttttcagtaacactttattttacagtgttcttgttacacattacatgtacttagtATTATAATAACGATAAATTATGCATGATTGCATGCAAGTATCCCTAAATCAAACCCTATAATAAGTACatactcagtacttaaatatataaatacaacccTTAATTCATTTATGTCACATATagctttaataaatatttgagtttttgtgtataaatatatatattagtttttttatcaattacaatataatcattttattatagttaatgtcaaattaaaaaatttttattgTTCACGTTAATTCAAAATACATTATTCGCAtcctcaaatgcattttttaaatatttatttatttatttaaaaataataatttattacatgtatcaaatgtaatttaaacaagGTATTAATGCATAGCAATTGAGGTCAATCaataaattctataaaattaCTGTCTGATAACATCAATACATTTCGGATATTATAAAATGCGTCTATGTGAGTAAGTTTGTAAAGATTTAAAGTCAATTAGGAAACAAAAAATTATGTTAGAGTAACTAGCTGTAAGTGggtctgtgtaaaaaaaaaaagactaaataaataataaatattgtatttccttctttttgggggggggggtatattttCTCATGGTGTTGGTGAATAATTTGGGGCAATGAAAGGGgcctttggttaaaaaaaaaaaaaaaacctttgagaaCTCCTGACCTTATACACATATGGCACATAAAACATAACTTTTCTGCATGGAATCCATGTATAGTGCGCTCAAAGGCCATGGCATGGAGAGAAGAGAGGC is from Carassius auratus strain Wakin chromosome 25, ASM336829v1, whole genome shotgun sequence and encodes:
- the LOC113043055 gene encoding ETS homologous factor-like, with protein sequence MVLQASGVMSIPVNVSVDNQLPASWTSHYNCTDVNSSYMSRLWSQDLHPQNWTKYQVWEWLQQTLDMHQIDATSIPFQNFDLDGRQLCIMSFQDFTRAAGSVGSILFQSLADLKWNGQYGQTDMFTPVDIKTEIDNFPCSILPFKEESNFYNTSELFDIKNSFQPNTILSSPAPSSPDPKRSQVKRHNPRGTHLWEFIRDILLNPERNPGLIKWEDRSEGVFRFLKSEAVAQLWGKKKNNSSMTYEKLSRAMRYYYKREILERVDGRRLVYKFGRNARGWRESEK